The stretch of DNA NNNNNNNNNNNNNNNNNNNNNNNNNNNNNNNNNNNNNNNNNNNNNNNNNNNNNNNNNNNNNNNNNNNNNNNNNNNNNNNNNNNNNNNNNNNNNNNNNNNNNNNNNNNNNNNNNNNNNNNNNNNNNNNNNNNNNNNNNNNNNNNNNNNNNNNNNNNNNNNNNNNNNNNNNNNNNNNNNNNNNNNNNNNNNNNNNNNNNNNNNNNNNNNNNNNNNNNNNNNNNNNNNNNNNNNNNNNNNNNNNNNNNNNNNNNNNNNNNNGAATACGGTTTCAAAACCCAGCTCGAGAGATAGGGATATAACACTAATTGtattttcggtggtcgcatcaatatatatatatgtcatgagaTTTTTGCTCCGTGTTCGCTGCTGGCAGTATCGCCAGTTGAATGTGCTTCACCGAGCACCAAGACCATCTAGACCAGAAAAGGCCAGACGCCTTGGCTACAAGTCCAAACAAGGCTACGATATCTATAGGATCCGTATACGCCGTGGTGGACGTAAACGACCTGTACCAAAAGGTGACCCTACCGTTACAAGTGGTAATCCCCGACTTAAACATTTCGAtaccgttacaattggtgaccttCTGACTATAACATCTTACaaacgttacatatatatatcactatacatatgtgtgtgtgtatatatatatatgtatatgtgtgtgtgtgtttatatatNNNNNNNNNNatatatatatatatatatatatatatatagcgaaagagagagagagagggagaaataattAGTATATGATATAACTTATTAAACAGAGTtcaacacattcattcatatttatgcaaTGGGGGTGGAGATCTAATCTCctcattacataaatatgaatgaattggTTGAACTTTGCTTAATAAGGTAAATCATATACTGATTACACAATATAacacatgttttgtttatttgtatcttttaatgttcatatatgcaCTTTTGCCACTAAATTCAAAAATCACATTCGTTTTGACGTAACATCGatagtcatttatttattcctaattTCGTATTTGCTCGTTATATTTCTAACTTTTCTCTACAGCACTTTGTTGGTTCAATCTATTCTAGTATTGTGAGGATAATTACACAACATTTAGTACTTTTTCATATATTGAAAGGTATTTAGGAAGTATAATATTAGttagaacaaaaagaaacaataaaagtcTGCACTGTAAATGCCTTGATAACTCTTTTCTTAAGATGAGAAGTGCTTTGACGATCGAGATTTTCTGGAGTGTATACCTTCATCTCTTCTGACTAGAGACCATGTATAATCTCCCATCATAGCAGTATCCCATCGTCCTTGGTAACTTCCTTCCATAGTTGCGATGTCCTGATGAAATCTCTCCCCATGCTCCTCACTGACATCACCCAAATTTTCGGGGAAAAAATCTAGGTGAAAGTACAAAAAACGAACCTTTAAGGACATACGACAACNNNNNNNNNNTCCTTGGGATTTCCTAGGAATCCACGAACTGCATCACGAACTGCACATCAAGCGTCTTTTTCAACTTTTGTCATCGCTCTTTCCAGTTTCTTCGACTTTAACATTGCATTTACTTGAGGCCCAACAAATATGCCACCCTTGATCTTAGCCTCAGATAGCTTTGGAAACATAAGACAAATTTCTTGAAAAGCTTCTCCTCTAAATTCAAAGGCCTTCACAAACTGTTTTACGAATCCGAGTTTGATATGAAGCGGGGTAATAAGATAATATCTATGGTGAGTATAAGTAactgatagcaataataatatagatgGTTCACAAGTTTTTTAAtagcattatatattttttatgcgcccttttgaATGGGCCCGGTTTCCAAGGCGTATGTgttccatcgcagcattactcaagaaacaggaagaaagagtgagagaaagttgcgagtccgctgcccgaaccactgggccattacaccTCCACAGTATCATATAgctatacattaaaattaaaaaaaacagcacAAAGTTTAAGGAATCAGAATCTCAAAGCTATCACCGAAATATGACAACAGTAGACGTGCAAACGATTAAAGAATTAAACAATTAATCTTTAATgatatgtttttaattgtttaattcttTAACCGTTTGCTCGCCTACTGTTATCTCTGTCATATATCGGTGATTTCGGTGGTAGATTTGAGATTCTAACACCTATTTCTAAACACGTTGATGCCTCGTGCGTCCTTAAGCTAAGTGctaatttctaattatatatatatataacaaaactgtccgatgaacgggaacgtgaaactcagagtaacggtttttttgttatatttctgctgcttttaaataaagtatatatatataggagatgtacttgcatagcaagtgacctgatctgagatcgtgtgctggaacgaaaacaattgcagcgtggaaggtgtttataagccatttaaaataacacacaaaagctgtcagattcacttcaacatttaaatttaacttgtcaaaatattttcgtcgctttgagaccgcgacctgttcactgacaaaagatGCAgtacaattttgtcagtgaacaggtcgggGTCTGAANNNNNNNNNNNNNNNNNNNNNNNNNNNNNNNNNNNNNNNNNNNNNNNNNNNNNNNNNNNNNNNNNNNNNNNNNNNNNNNNNNNNNNNtatatagagagagagagagagagagagggagagagagattttaaagagattttaaagagatttgttgTGTAAGGCCAGAACTATGCGAGAAGATACAAAGTATTATTTCCGCTCTTTAAAGTTATACTTTAAAATTCTTCACCAAACTACGTCATTTtaatatctacatagatataaatatatacacacgcatacatgtatgtttgtttacaaacataaacaccTGCACTTCAGTTGTGATTTGTCAAggcatacaaaataaaaataataaaaaactaaGGTTAGTTAGAGTCAAGAGTATTGATAGATATCTAAAgtgaaagagtgagggagaaagcTTAGCTAATAAATCCAGTCAGCTTgacagataaagagaaagagaaagagaaacccaGTTTAATAAAAACAGACTTCGGGTGATAAAATAGACATTCGCACAGTTGAACTGGTTAGTGTCAATTCAGTAGGTGTGAAGTTATTGCGATaactaaaacaaacaacatacagaaaagaaaagcgCAACAAAAGGATCAAcgacaagaaagaaaatttattaacgaagtaaaagaaacaacaaacaaactaCAATTTGGAAAGCGCACGCGGGCGTTGTGTGTACTTAGAGCGTGACTGGGTCCTTTTATTGACTTTCAGCATTCAGGTACATAAAAGGAACACTCAAAACAGAGGACAACCCAAACAGACTGGATAACTTTCCACAACACTCATCAATTGTCAACAGCAATATTAAGAAGATGTctgaagttaaaaataataaaaatgcggAGCACAACTTAGCCAAGAAACTGGGTTTCCCAACTGAAGAAGGATGCCATTCGATGGCGAATTTGCTCAAAGAGTGTTTATCAAATGATGATGTGAAGCAAATGTATTCAGAATGGGGTGAAACAGGGACATACGATAAGGTAAGCAGAAAGAGGGCTCATGATGACCCTAATGCTATTTTGTATATGCTCTCATTCTCCATCTCCTTTTTTTGTTCTCTGCAAACTTGTTACTTTAATCCCCACCTAAACATGTAGATCTATAGTATGGTAATGCGGAAAACAAAATCCTGTTTTCCTCATCTTCAGGGTAAACTTATACAAACTCATTCttttttagtttgtgtgtgtgtgtttattagtcttgataaattaaagaaaaaataggaTTCTCTACATAACCGCTCGATCTGTCAGAAATAGCTgcccaaatattcctcaaatcacgcTACCGTATTAAGTGAAAAGGACACACTGGGCAACGCAGCCTCCGATACATTATgtccaaaggaaaaaaaaacaaaaacaaaacaaaaccaacttTACTGTTCTCGACAGAACATGTCAGAATAAAAAAGTGGTGGCGAGGAGAAATATAGCTCATTATGTTCAAACTTGGAACACCTGTTAATCGAAGATATGTTTGATTCAAAGTGACCTGAGCCTGAAAAAACAACATAGAATATTCACTTTTACGATATGTTGGCATATTTATCTGAAAGTAGGATATCTCTTACCAACATTATGTCGAAAGTACAGACTGGGtaagatgaataaaagaaaaatatatgattattttttttcttttccaaagttTACAAACTACCAACAAAGTGGTTAAAAGAACGAGATTCGTTACACGTATACATCGTTTGATCAGATTTCTCACACTTGAAATAACATTATACCgttagatgttttatttatttatttttttacacccTGTCTATAATCACCTTAGTCAttcgatttgttagaaataataatcaaattccttcaaatcacaccttgtcATCTTAAAGAAGGAGGGGGAAATTGGATAATGTACTCTTACGGAGGTGTTCagaaatacaggatggtcacaactggaatgcctttagCCATTGGTCTACTCAATCAAAGCTGACTTGTAATTTAACAAAAAGTTTGATCAATCCCAACTGGCGCGAAAGCGAGATGTGTGAAAAAACAACACTCAAGCTGTAAGCGTCTTCAGCATTGTAACAcgctttgctagaaatatcaatgaaatttcTTGTGTACACGATGGCTGGGTAGAACATCTTTGATAATTCTGCTCAATTTGGGAAGTCTTGAATTTAAATTACAACACTGATTATCAAACCAGCTAGGGAACCACTTATTGGTTGTTTGAcatgttagaaacagcagtcaaatatcaCTTATTACACActgtgcaataaaaaaaaaaagagaaaagcttATTGAATTATCGCATTTATTCGTTTTAGCATGGATTTCCCAACACCCCCTAACTTTTTATCATATTCTTcggatttttatttttgaaatccgaaatacagaattaaaagaagtattttaaaaagctttcattttctttttaatcagcGACTGAGACGATCTTTTGGTATTAGTAGATGATGTCTCATTTACCCTCCTTTTTCGATGTGATGAGGGGACATTTCGTGGACGAATCACGTCGTCTACTAATACCGAAAGATTGTCGCGACGGAGTTGGTTTAGGGGGAGCTGGAGTACTTTTTTGAGGAAGGTACATCTTCAAATCCTTTTACTCTGAgtaggaaaaaatttttttataacgAATTGAAGGGAAAAAATTGTAGGCTCTGAATCTGATGtccaaaatataataaagaatttagagaTAGTACTTGAATTGTTTTGATGACTGGTTTGCACGTTAATGGCCAGTCTGTGCCTAGACAACCACACTTTAGTCATTTTAGCAATTGAGGGAAGCTGGGCGTGGGCGTTCGACGTGTtcgaaataacagcgaaatctcCCCAAGCCAAAACGAATAGTAACGtcttgagagagatagagagagagagagagagaacgctgtagttacatatatatatatataaaaaaaagacgagatggtcgcAACGGAAGGCATTTGATCTTAGGCCTGGGATTAAACACAGCTACATCAGTTCAAACGGAACTACACGACGCTATTTTCATTTCGTCACTcgatgatgttagtggtggcggtggtgtttctagacagttcatgtgtgtgtgtatatgtgcgtgtacgtgcgcggttgtgtgtgaatctgtgtgtgtgcgtgtattttaaaGATTATAATTCATTTAGGAAAGTCGTGGAGGACATCCGTATAATATCGATGAGCGGAGAGGCCTTTAAGTGCTCATTcactctgctaaaaatagcagccaaatcttcaaattacaccggtggttctcaaccgggaacCATATGACCCCTGGTGGGGTGTGCCCATGTGAGAAACAGCAAATCAAGGATCCATAGTAGTTCATTAAgggtctatgaaaaaaaaaattgctttagatgtattttttgtaagaaacaattttcttaatctaatgttttacatagctcaactacacaagttaatgtgtgtgaAGCAAAATGGAAAGAAGTAtctacaaaactagtttttaagcattgaatggctatgggaagggggtctaccagaatagaatagtaatcaaaagggtctTTAGCGAGGGATGTCGCTAATGAAAACGTCAACACTTTAATAATTGGACTGAGTCATTTATCCAATGGCTGCGAAATGCTTCTGGTGCGGTAAGTGACAACACTCGTGTTCGTGCGTGAACAACTTCGTGTCCAGTgttttttagtagaaagtgggttatacatctttagattgtatggtactactcaagcagagcggacccgaacgcgcagtcgcgcgtccgcgctagctagtcgtgagtggtcgatcctacgaaAAAAGCGCGCgcgcaaatgaatacatgtgcgcgcgtgcgcgcgtatgcaaattagtaaataatttcttttaaacaaaggcgtaggagtggcttcataggcgtaggagtggctNNNNNNNNNNNNNNNNNNNNNNNNNNNNNNNNNNNNNNNNNNNNNNNNNNNNNNNNNNNNNNNNNNNNNNNNNNNNNNNNNNNNNNNNNNNNNNNNNNNNNNNNNNNNNNNNNNNNNNNNNNNNNNNNNNNNNNNNNNNNNNNNNNNNNNNNNNNNNNNNNNNNNNNNNNNNNNNNNNNNNNNNNNNNNNNNNNNNNNNNNNNNNNNNNNNNNNNNNNNNNNNNNNNNNNNNNNNNNNNNNNNNNNNNNNNNNNNNNNNNNNNNNNNNNNNNNNNNNNNNNNNNNNNNNNNNNNNNNNNNNNNNNNNNNNNNNNNNNNNNNNNNNNNNNNNNNNNNNNNNNNNNNNNNNNNNNNNNNNNNNNNNNNNNNNNNNNNNNNNNNNNNNNNNNNNNNNNNNNNNNNNNNNNNNNNNNNNNNNNNNNNNNNNNNNNNNNNNNNNNNNNNNNNNNNNNNNNNNNNNNNNNNNNNNNNNNNNNNNNNNNNNNNNNNNNNNNNNNNNNNNNNNNNNNNNNNNNNNNNNNNNNNNNNNNNNNNNNNNNNNNNNNNNNNNNNNNNNNNNNNNNNNNNNNNNNNNNNNNNNNNNNNNNNNNNNNNNNNNNNNNNNNNNNNNNNNNNNNNNNNNNNNNNNNNNNNNNNNNNNNNNNNNNNNNNNNNNNNNNNNNNNNNNNNNNNNNNNNNNNNNNNNNNNNNNNNNNNNNNNNNNNNNNNNNNNNNNNNNNNNNNNNNNNNNNNNNNNNNNNNNNNNNNNNNNNNNNNNNNNNNNNNNNNNNNNNNNNNNNNNNNNNNNNNNNNNNNNNNNNNNNNNNNNNNNNNNNNNNNNNNNNNNNNNNNNNNNNNNNNNNNNNNNNNNNNNNNNNNNNNNNNNNNNNNNNNNNNNNNNNNNNNNNNNNNNNNNNNNNNNNNNNNNNNNNNNNNNNNNNNNNNNNNNNNNNNNNNNNNNNNNNNNNNNNNNNNNNNNNNNNNNNNNNNNNNNNNNNNNNNNNNNNNNNNNNNNNNNNNNNNNNNNNNNNNNNNNNNNNNN from Octopus bimaculoides isolate UCB-OBI-ISO-001 chromosome 14, ASM119413v2, whole genome shotgun sequence encodes:
- the LOC106876375 gene encoding uncharacterized protein LOC106876375, giving the protein MSEVKNNKNAEHNLAKKLGFPTEEGCHSMANLLKECLSNDDVKQMYSEWGETGTYDKSMSKNVYKGPYLVSKAVNDNIPNKNAKILDIACGTGFVGEHVCIEISF